A section of the Pedobacter sp. HDW13 genome encodes:
- a CDS encoding RNA polymerase sigma factor: MKDMYFGKSDEDLVSLLINEDSLALETLFNRYYPALCKFTSIYIRDYNKAEELIADLFMKLWDKRNELQIKSIRKYLFASAKNLSFNEIQRVKLNTLSLNDHEDSLNYPDTYLNPHDLLASRESYSEIINLINLLPGRQREVLLMSRIDLLEKNMISEILGISVRTVETLLYQAVKSFRHLAADRSAI; encoded by the coding sequence ATGAAGGATATGTATTTTGGCAAAAGTGACGAAGATTTAGTGTCTTTGTTAATCAATGAGGATAGTCTTGCTCTTGAAACCCTATTCAACAGGTATTACCCCGCCTTATGTAAGTTTACATCTATTTACATCAGGGATTATAACAAAGCTGAAGAACTTATAGCAGATTTGTTTATGAAACTGTGGGACAAACGGAATGAGCTACAGATCAAATCGATCAGGAAATATCTTTTTGCTTCGGCCAAGAATCTTTCATTTAACGAAATACAACGGGTGAAATTAAATACCCTCAGTTTAAACGATCATGAAGATAGCTTAAATTATCCCGATACTTACTTAAATCCACACGATCTGCTTGCTAGTCGCGAATCATATTCTGAGATTATAAATTTAATTAATTTATTGCCTGGGCGCCAGCGCGAGGTACTTTTAATGAGCCGGATAGACTTGCTCGAAAAAAATATGATTTCGGAAATATTGGGAATATCTGTAAGAACCGTAGAAACACTATTGTATCAGGCTGTAAAAAGCTTCAGGCATCTCGCGGCTGACAGATCG